A segment of the Candidatus Deferrimicrobium sp. genome:
GTGGTGAACGACTACGGCACGGGCGGGAGTGCGAAGCTCCCGGGGATCGTGGTGGGCGGGAAGACCGGCACCGCGCAGGTCGCCTCGGTGAAGGGGAAGATGATCAAATCCGAGGATCTCCCGTACGAGATCCGCGACCACGCGTGGTTCGTCGCGTTCGCCCCGGTGGACGATCCGCAGATCGTCGTGGCGGCGTTGGTGGAGCACGGCGGGCACGGCGGATCCGCCGCCGCGCCGATCGTCAAGTCGGTGATGCAGGAATTCTTCCGCACCCGGCCCGTCGGCCCGGAGCGAAAGGGGGGCGCGTGACCCTTCCGTCGAAATGGGCGCGGATGGACTGGCCGTTGCTGCTCAACGCTCTGGCCCTCTGCGCGATCGGTCTGCTGAACGTCTATTCCGGCACGCGGGTCCACGGTGTTCCCGGGACCGCGCTGGTGACCAAGCAGCTTGCCTGGATCCTTCTCGGGGTCGCCGCCTTTTTCGCCGTCTACCTCCTGAGCGACGGCTTCATCGAAGAGGCCGCGAACGGATTCTTCATCGCCGTCCTCCTCCTCCTCGTGGTGGTGCTGCTGGTGGGGAGGGTCCGCGGGGGCGCCCAGCGATGGATCGCGCTCGGCGCGTTCAACTTGCAGCCGTCGGAGTTCGCGAAGATCGCCGTTACGTTCGCGCTGGCCAAGTATTTCTCAAGAACGTACCGGTACGGCGGGGTCGGGCTGCGGGAGGTCCTTCCGGCGATCGGCCTCGTCCTCGCACCGTTCCTTCTTGTGGCGCTCCAGCCCGACCTTGGAAGCGCGGGGGTGTTCCTCTTCATCCTCGCGGGGATGGCGGTGGTGGCTTGCGTGCGATGGAAGGTACTCGCGTTGTTCGGGACTGCCGGCGCGGCCGCGGTTCCCGTCCTCTGGTTCTTCATGAAGGAGTACCAGCGGCAGCGGGTGCTCACCTTTCTGAATCCCGAGCTCGATCCGCTGGGGGCGGGGTACCACGTGATCCAGTCGAAGATCGCGGTGGGGTCCGGCGGACTCATCGGAAAGGGATATCTCCAGGGGACCCAGGGGTCGCTCCGGTTCCTTCCGGAGCAGCACACCGATTTCGCCTTCGCCGTCTTCTCCGAGGAATGGGGGTTTCTCGGGTCCTTCCTGCTCCTCATCCTGTTCCTGCTGCTGATCTATCGCCTCTTCTTCCTCACCATCCGGTCGCAGGACCGGTTCGCGTCGTTCGCCTGCGGGGGGATCGCGGTTTTCTTCCTGACGCACATCGTCATCAACATGGCGATGGTATGCGGCCTCTTCCCCGTCGTGGGGATCCCCCTCCCGTTCGTGAGCTACGGCGGGTCGTCGATGCTGACCGGGATGATGGCGCTGGGCGCGGCGGCGAACCTGTCCCGGTCCCGGTTCACGTTCCAGGGAGGCGGGGGGAAAGGACGCGTGATCGGTTCCTGATCTCCGAGGAGAGCTCCCGGGACATCCCCGCCGAGAAACCGATCCACCGCTTCTCCACCTTTCCTTCGGCGTCGAGAAGGAGCAACACGGGTCCCTGGCTCACGCGGAATTCCTTGTGGAACCTGTCGGGGATCGCGGTGAGGGTTGTGACCTTCAGCAACCCGGCATCCTCCGGGCCGTCTCCTTCGGGGAGGGGGGCCGGGCGCAACGGGGGGACCTCCCGTCGTCCGGCGGGGGACAGCAACGTTTCCCGGTCGAACAGGACACGGTACACGCGCACCGTCCCTTGAGGGAACGGTTTCGCCGCGGTGCGCAACGCTCTCCAGACGTCCGCGCACGCCGGACACCACGGGAACTCGAGAAAAACGACCCGGATCGTCTCTTCGGCTGGCGGGAGCCCCTCGAGGGCCTTCCCGGAGGCGTCGTTGAAGACGGGACGTGCGGCCGGGAACGGGCGGGATCCCACGGTGATCGCCTTCGGTCCGCATCCCGAAACCAGGAGCAGGCCCGCGATCAGCGCCGCGAAGCAGGCGCCCTTTCTCAAAGGTTCTTCTGCACCAGCGAAACGATGTTGGATTTCGGGTTGACGCCGACCATCTGTCCCTTGATCTGGCCGTCCTTGAAGAGGATCAGCGTCGGGATCCCCCGCACGCCGAACCGCGAGGCGATCTCCGGGCTGTCGTCGACGTTCACCTTCCCAACGCGTGTCTTCCCGTCGAATTCCTTCGCGACCTCCTCAAGGATCGGGGCGATGACGCGACAAGGTCCGCACCACGGTGCCCAGAAGTCGACGAGGACGGGGGTTCCGCTTTCCACCGTCGACTGGAAGTTCGCGCTGTTCAGTTCAATGATGTTCCCGGCCATTCCGTCCCTCCTGCGCCCTGGTTATTTTCCCCGTTTTTCCAGTTCCTTCATCACGCAACGATCCATCACGCACGGGATTTTCGCGGCGTCCAGGATCTCGCGGGCCCGGTCGCTTACGACTCCTTCCTGCATCCAAAAGAAGCGGGCCCCGATCCGAACGGCCTCCTCCGCGATCGGAGGCACATCCGCCGACTTCCGGAACACGTCGACGAGGTCGACCCGCTCGGGGATCTCCGAGAGCGACTTGTACGCCTTCTCCCCGAGAACCTCGGTCACGAGGGGGTTGACCGGGATCACGCGGTATCCCCGCTCCTGCAGGTACTTCGCCACCGAATGGCTGGGGCGGTCCGGTTTGTCGGAGATCCCGACGACGGCGACCGTCTTCGACCCGGAGAGGATCGCCTCGATCCGCTTTTCCATCAGATCCTCCTTCTACCTTTCAGATGCGGTTCATGCTACATCGGTTTTTTCCGAATGCAAGTAGATCCCCCCCGAGGCCTTCCTTGACAGCCCGCGAGGGAAAAGATTATCGTTTTCCTACTCTCGCCGGGAGGGCTCTCCTTGAAGGAATCGGTGGCGCGTTCGTTGAAGGAAGGGTCCGAACTGCGTCTGAAGATGGCGGAATCGATGTCGGCGGAGATCGCGACCGCCGCAACGGCGATCGCGGAGGCGTTCAAGGCGGGTCGGAAACTCCTGCTTTTCGGCAACGGCGGCAGTGCCGCGGACGCGCAACATATCGCCGCGGAGTTCATGAACCGGTTCCTGATCGAGCGGCCGCCCCTGCCCGCGATCGCCCTCACCACGGATACCTCGGTTCTCACCAGTATCGCCAACGACTACACGTTCGACGAGATTTTCAGCAAGCAGGTGAAGGCACTCGGGAAGAAGGGGGACGTGGCCCTCGGGATCACGACCAGCGGGTCTTCCGGGAACGTCCTCAAAGCGCTGCGCGCGGCGAAGAAGCTGGGGATGACGACGATCTCCCTGACCGGCGAAGGGGGAAAGGCGGCGTCCCTCTCCGACATCGCCCTGCAGATCCCCTCCCGGAGCACGCCCCGGATCCAGGAGGCCCACATCGCGGTCGGGCACATCCTGTGCGACCTGACCGACATGATCCTGTTCAAGGACGTCGGCAAGCGGTGACCCGCCCCCTCGACTTCTCGCGTCTCCGGCGCACATCCCTGTACTCCCGGGCGAGCAAGGTGTCGTTCCGCGGCTTCGGCGTCCCGCCGCGGCGCGGCATGTCGTTCGCGCGGTTCCTCGACGGCCTGCCGGATTACCTGGCCGCGAAGGATTTCCGCGCCGTCGTCTCCGCGATCGCGCGGACCCGCAGGCGCGGGGCGCCCGTGCTGCTCGGGATCGGCGCGCACTTCATCAAGGTGGGGCTCTCGCCGCTGCTCCTCCAGGGGATCCGGGACGGCGTGTTCACCGCCGTGGCGATGAACGGCGCCGGAGTGATCCACGACGTGGAGCTCGCGCTTGCAGGGAAAACCTCCGAGGACGTCGCGGCCCGCCTGCCGGACGGTTCGTTCGGCATGGCCGGAGAGACCGCGCAGTTCGTCCACGGCGCACTGGCGGACGGCGTCCCCGCGGGCCTCGGGTTCGGCGCCGCCGTGGGGAGGGCGATCGCTTCTTCGAAGGCGCGCTACCGGGAAAAGAGCCTGCTCGGGGAGGCGTACCGGCTCGGCGT
Coding sequences within it:
- the trxA gene encoding thioredoxin, with product MAGNIIELNSANFQSTVESGTPVLVDFWAPWCGPCRVIAPILEEVAKEFDGKTRVGKVNVDDSPEIASRFGVRGIPTLILFKDGQIKGQMVGVNPKSNIVSLVQKNL
- a CDS encoding CoA-binding protein, giving the protein MEKRIEAILSGSKTVAVVGISDKPDRPSHSVAKYLQERGYRVIPVNPLVTEVLGEKAYKSLSEIPERVDLVDVFRKSADVPPIAEEAVRIGARFFWMQEGVVSDRAREILDAAKIPCVMDRCVMKELEKRGK
- a CDS encoding D-sedoheptulose 7-phosphate isomerase, which encodes MKESVARSLKEGSELRLKMAESMSAEIATAATAIAEAFKAGRKLLLFGNGGSAADAQHIAAEFMNRFLIERPPLPAIALTTDTSVLTSIANDYTFDEIFSKQVKALGKKGDVALGITTSGSSGNVLKALRAAKKLGMTTISLTGEGGKAASLSDIALQIPSRSTPRIQEAHIAVGHILCDLTDMILFKDVGKR
- the rodA gene encoding rod shape-determining protein RodA produces the protein MTLPSKWARMDWPLLLNALALCAIGLLNVYSGTRVHGVPGTALVTKQLAWILLGVAAFFAVYLLSDGFIEEAANGFFIAVLLLLVVVLLVGRVRGGAQRWIALGAFNLQPSEFAKIAVTFALAKYFSRTYRYGGVGLREVLPAIGLVLAPFLLVALQPDLGSAGVFLFILAGMAVVACVRWKVLALFGTAGAAAVPVLWFFMKEYQRQRVLTFLNPELDPLGAGYHVIQSKIAVGSGGLIGKGYLQGTQGSLRFLPEQHTDFAFAVFSEEWGFLGSFLLLILFLLLIYRLFFLTIRSQDRFASFACGGIAVFFLTHIVINMAMVCGLFPVVGIPLPFVSYGGSSMLTGMMALGAAANLSRSRFTFQGGGGKGRVIGS